The following proteins come from a genomic window of Salvia hispanica cultivar TCC Black 2014 chromosome 4, UniMelb_Shisp_WGS_1.0, whole genome shotgun sequence:
- the LOC125218615 gene encoding B3 domain-containing protein REM13-like, with translation MAMQLNERTPQKNKTKFGTVISSDQQSQMVFEDILQAEFQGELGPTCQLENNQKIWTVEVKLLADGLKCFDDGWQKFQTDNNIKVGDVVFFHLVSSNSFHVDIYDGVTQCLKMSDDE, from the exons ATGGCTATGCAACTAAATGAAAGAACCccacaaaaaaacaaaacaaagtttGGCACGGTGATTTCATCAGATCAACAATCACAAATG GTCTTTGAAGACATACTTCAAGCAGAATTTCAAGGCGAGTTAGGCCCAACTTGCCAacttgaaaacaatcaaaaaaTCTGGACAGTAGAAGTCAAACTACTTGCCGACGGATTAAAGTGCTTCGATGATGGATGGCAGAAATTTCAAACAGATAACAACATTAAAGTCGGAGATGTGGTGTTTTTTCATCTGGTTTCATCCAATTCTTTCCACGTGGATATATATGATGGTGTTACGCAATGTTTAAAAATGAG TGATGACGAATGA